Proteins co-encoded in one Terriglobales bacterium genomic window:
- a CDS encoding MarR family transcriptional regulator has product MNLSQAGLGDSDFSVLEVLLHKGPLPVNTIGPKVWLTPGSISVAVDRLEKKALVKRKNTDDRRVRLVELTAKGRALITKTFQKHATTMEEAASVLSKEERLILLRLLKKLGKGENEMKAPASL; this is encoded by the coding sequence TTGAACTTGAGCCAGGCCGGGCTCGGCGACTCGGATTTTAGCGTCCTTGAAGTGCTACTCCACAAGGGACCTTTGCCGGTCAATACCATTGGTCCGAAGGTGTGGCTCACGCCGGGATCGATCAGTGTCGCGGTCGACCGGTTGGAGAAGAAAGCCCTTGTGAAACGTAAGAATACGGATGACCGGCGCGTACGCCTGGTGGAGCTTACGGCCAAGGGACGCGCGCTCATCACCAAGACTTTTCAAAAGCACGCGACCACGATGGAAGAGGCCGCCAGCGTCCTCTCAAAAGAGGAGCGACTGATCTTGCTGCGGCTGCTCAAGAAACTGGGAAAGGGCGAGAACGAGATGAAGGCTCCTGCTTCGCTGTAG
- a CDS encoding NmrA/HSCARG family protein translates to MVSNNKKLTAVFGATGQQGGGVVRALQASGQFKVRALTRNPGKDRELADEVVQADLDHPQTLKAALDGAHGVFLVTNFWEGGTDEVKQATAAVRAAKDAGVKHFIWSTLPDVEAISGAKFNVPHFTGKAKIDRIVKEAGFAHHTFVIAPMYYQNLLGVLAPQKQADGSVGWALPLDPGARCIHMGDISELGNIVAGAFAHPDEAGNGEYLPLVGDFMSFNGIVETLNRLGHKFSFMQVPKKVFATLFPGAAEVAEMLSYFQAHTYLGSDSSDRIALANKMAGRQPTKFSTWARLNVPIQKP, encoded by the coding sequence ATGGTATCCAACAATAAAAAGCTCACCGCAGTATTCGGCGCCACAGGACAGCAGGGAGGCGGAGTAGTACGTGCCTTGCAAGCCAGCGGCCAATTCAAAGTGCGCGCACTGACTCGCAATCCAGGCAAGGATCGCGAACTCGCCGACGAGGTCGTCCAAGCAGACTTAGACCACCCGCAAACCCTGAAAGCTGCATTGGATGGGGCACACGGCGTTTTTCTGGTCACCAATTTTTGGGAAGGTGGCACCGACGAGGTCAAGCAGGCAACCGCGGCCGTACGTGCTGCCAAAGATGCCGGTGTCAAACACTTTATCTGGTCAACGCTGCCTGATGTGGAAGCGATTAGCGGCGCCAAGTTCAACGTTCCCCACTTTACCGGCAAGGCCAAGATCGATCGGATCGTCAAGGAAGCCGGATTTGCCCACCACACATTCGTCATCGCGCCTATGTACTACCAGAACCTGCTGGGCGTTCTTGCTCCGCAAAAGCAGGCGGATGGATCCGTGGGTTGGGCTCTTCCTCTCGATCCAGGTGCACGCTGCATCCACATGGGCGACATCAGCGAACTTGGCAACATCGTTGCTGGGGCGTTTGCACACCCCGATGAGGCAGGCAATGGCGAGTATCTGCCTCTCGTCGGAGATTTCATGAGCTTCAATGGAATCGTTGAAACGCTAAATCGACTGGGACATAAATTTTCATTTATGCAAGTCCCAAAGAAAGTTTTCGCTACGCTCTTTCCTGGGGCCGCCGAGGTAGCAGAGATGCTCAGCTACTTCCAGGCTCATACCTACTTAGGCTCGGATTCGTCCGACCGGATTGCGCTCGCAAACAAGATGGCAGGCCGGCAACCGACCAAGTTTTCGACGTGGGCGCGACTGAATGTCCCGATTCAGAAACCTTAA
- a CDS encoding pirin family protein codes for MSNLKSHDISATRPLSRIAKRTSGQSHGPITRLMSPSDFGRILKPFVFLDIFDTHGRPFSGLGLHPHSGIATVTYVAQGSVRYEDTNGATGLLRAGGIEWMRAGGGVWHGGGFGESGRTRGFQLWIALPPDLELGPSESVYLSPEVIPHDGPARILLGSYGTATSSIKAPSPMNYLAVHLKAGERWSYQPPAGHTVLWTAVGVGSVLVPNELLQGELVAFNSSNAAIEFEAQSDAEFVLGSAVPHDHNLVLGSHSVHTSTEALREAEARISEIETRLIQHDRP; via the coding sequence ATGTCTAACCTGAAATCACACGACATAAGCGCTACTCGTCCTCTTTCCCGCATCGCCAAACGCACAAGTGGACAGAGTCACGGGCCTATCACACGCCTGATGTCTCCCTCCGACTTTGGCCGTATTTTGAAACCCTTCGTATTCCTTGACATCTTCGATACTCACGGAAGACCTTTTTCCGGTCTTGGGCTCCATCCACATTCGGGAATCGCGACCGTTACCTACGTTGCGCAGGGCAGCGTTAGGTATGAAGACACCAACGGAGCGACGGGCCTGTTGCGTGCCGGCGGTATCGAATGGATGCGGGCCGGCGGCGGTGTCTGGCATGGTGGCGGCTTCGGCGAATCGGGACGGACGCGGGGCTTCCAGCTTTGGATCGCCTTGCCGCCCGATCTTGAGCTGGGACCATCGGAGAGCGTCTATTTGTCACCGGAGGTCATTCCCCACGACGGGCCCGCGCGTATTCTCCTCGGCAGCTACGGAACCGCGACCAGTTCGATCAAAGCTCCGTCGCCGATGAACTATCTCGCAGTGCATTTGAAGGCCGGAGAGCGCTGGAGCTACCAGCCGCCCGCCGGACACACTGTCCTGTGGACCGCGGTGGGCGTGGGTTCCGTTCTGGTCCCAAACGAGCTGCTGCAGGGCGAACTGGTGGCCTTCAACTCGTCGAACGCCGCGATCGAATTCGAGGCCCAATCCGATGCAGAGTTCGTCCTTGGTTCGGCCGTACCGCATGATCACAACCTTGTCTTAGGCTCCCACTCCGTGCACACAAGCACAGAGGCGCTGCGCGAGGCTGAGGCACGGATCTCGGAAATCGAGACACGCCTGATTCAGCACGACAGACCTTGA